A window of Ruminococcus champanellensis 18P13 = JCM 17042 contains these coding sequences:
- a CDS encoding peptidoglycan-binding domain-containing protein, whose protein sequence is MPYTEAQKRSHIHEIQSYLYILATQDARIPTVTPDGIYGPRTVSAVQAFQKIYNLPATGEVNRATWDAIVRAYRKQTAEPDALNVFPSAGYVLREGDSGTLVYIVQAMLNDIGSRYDNLAPVAINGSFNAATTNAIRGVQQAADLPQTGAVDRDTWNWMVTAVQF, encoded by the coding sequence ATGCCTTATACCGAAGCCCAGAAGCGCAGCCACATCCACGAGATCCAGAGCTATCTGTACATACTCGCCACCCAGGACGCCCGGATCCCTACCGTGACCCCGGACGGGATCTACGGGCCACGAACGGTCAGTGCGGTGCAGGCGTTCCAGAAGATCTACAATCTGCCTGCCACCGGGGAGGTGAATCGTGCCACCTGGGACGCCATTGTGCGGGCATACCGGAAGCAGACCGCCGAGCCGGATGCCCTGAACGTATTTCCCTCCGCCGGGTATGTGCTCCGGGAGGGGGACAGCGGCACCCTGGTGTACATTGTGCAGGCCATGCTCAACGACATCGGCAGCCGGTACGACAACCTGGCACCGGTGGCGATCAACGGCAGCTTTAACGCAGCCACCACCAACGCCATCCGGGGCGTGCAGCAGGCGGCGGATCTGCCCCAGACCGGTGCGGTGGATCGGGATACCTGGAATTGGATGGTAACGGCGGTGCAGTTCTGA